One Malus domestica chromosome 11, GDT2T_hap1 genomic region harbors:
- the LOC103412774 gene encoding CBL-interacting serine/threonine-protein kinase 11-like (The RefSeq protein has 9 substitutions, 1 non-frameshifting indel compared to this genomic sequence): MPESEQRHPLLAPQQPRVPDNALFGKYELGKLLGCGAFAKVYHARNVRTGQSVAVKVINKKKLAGTSLMSNIKREITIMRRLRHPNIVKLYEVLASKTKIYFVMEFVKGGELFAKVSKARFSENLSRKYFQQLISAVGYCHSRGVYHRDLKPENLLVDENGDLKVSDFGLSAVTNQIRPDGLLHTLCGTPAYVAPEILTKKGYDGAKVDVWSCGVILYVLNAGFLPFNDPNLMAMYKKIYKGEFRCPKWMSSDLKRFLGRLMDTNPATRITIDEILKDPWFRKGGCKEIKFYDDDYSMDDAKIGGGEEEQKGVTSLNAFDLISFSAGLDLSGLFEQSSSSQAEDGERFISEDTVENVVGRVAEFAKAEKLRVRRKKDWGLEMEGQNGNLSIGVEVSRLTENLVVVEAKRTGGDARPYKEMWKNKLRPYLICPDDQSPSSSMSTPPSSSSSLACPVDEC; the protein is encoded by the coding sequence ATGCCGGAGAGCGAACAACGACATCCGCTGCTGGCGCCGCAGCAGCCGCGCATCCCAGACAATGCCCTGTTCGGGAAGTACGAGCTCGGCAAGCTCCTTGGGTGCGGCGCCTTCGCCAAAGTCTACCACGCCCGCAACGTCCGCAGCGGCCAGAGCGTCGCCGTCAAAGTTATCAACAAGAAGAAGCTGGCCGGCACCAGCCTCATGTCCAACATCAAGCGCGAGATCACCATCATGCGCCGCCTCCGCCACCCCAACATCGTCAAGCTCTACGAGGTTCTCGCCTCGAAGACCAAGATTTACTTCGTCATGGAGTTCGTGAAAGGCGGGGAGCTTTTCGCCAAGGTGTCGAAGGCACGGTTCTCGGAGAATCTTAGCCGGAAGTACTTCCAGCAGCTCATCTCCGCCGTCGGGTACTGCCACTCTCGCGGCGTCTACCACCGGGACTTGAAACCCGAGAATTTGCTCGTTGACGAGAACGGGGATTTGAAGGTTTCGGATTTCGGTCTCAGCGCCGTGACCAACCAGATCCGACCCGACGGGCTCCTCCACACGCTTTGCGGGACCCCCGCTTACGTGGCCCCGGAGATTTTGACGAAGAAGGGATACGACGGCGCCAAGGTGGATGTGTGGTCGTGCGGCGTGATACTGTACGTTTTGAACGCCGGGTTCCTGCCGTTCAACGACCCAAATCTGATGGCCATGTATAAGAAGATTTACAAGGGAGAATTTCGGTGCCCGAAATGGATGTCGTCGGATCTGAAGCGGTTTTTGGGTCGGCTCATGGACACAAACCCCGCGACCCGGATCACGATCGACGAGATTTTGAAGGACCCGTGGTTCAGAAAAGGCGGATGCAAGGAGATCAAATTCTACGACGATGATTATTCAATGGACGACGCCAAAGTTGGCGGCGAGGAGGAGCAGAAGGGCATGATGAGCCTGAACGCGTTCGATTTGATTTCGTTCTCGGCCGGGCTGGACCTGTCCGGGTTGTTCGAGCAGTCGAGCAGCAGCCCGGCGGAAGACGGTGAGCGATTTATCTCGGAAGATACAGTGGAGAACGTGGTGGATAGAGTGGCGGAGTTTGCAAAGGCGGAGAAGCTGAgggtgaggaggaagaaggattGGGGGCTGGAGATGGAAGGCCAGAATGGGAATTTATCAATCGGGGTGGAGGTCTCCAGATTGACGGAAAATCTAGTGGTGGTGGAGGCCAAGAGGACGGGCGGCGACGCCGGGCCGTACAAGGAGATGTGGAAGAACAAGCTCAGGCCTTACCTGATTTGCCCAGATGATCAAAGTCCCTCATCGTCAATGTCAACTCCTCCTTCGTCCTCCTCCTCGCCCGCTTGCCCAGTCGACGAATGTTGA